Proteins found in one Triticum urartu cultivar G1812 chromosome 4, Tu2.1, whole genome shotgun sequence genomic segment:
- the LOC125553521 gene encoding amino acid transporter AVT1H-like, translating into MASRWCELLCPQPKQVASESMHGARLAAQQLSRGRDACDVEAGKPCQEETAAAGGGRVAAMASITQQHHSKPTSTFAQSVINMVGMLIGLGQLSTPYALENGGWASIFLLVGLGIMCAYTAHIIGKCLDEEPRSKTYQDIGQQAFGSKGRLIASAFIYLEIFFALVSYTISLSDTIPLVFAGVRLHLPIPWLRLSTTQLLTVIAVLVALPSLWLRNLSSISCLSFAGILMSMVIFVTILCTAAFGSVGLGKHIPVLRLDKIPTVSGLYMFSYAGHIVFPNIYTAMKDPSSFTKVSVTSFSMVALLYTALAFVGASLFGPSVNSQVTLSMPPGLLVTKVALWATVLTPVTKYALEFAPFAIQLEHHLPATMGPRARIIIRGSIGSAGLLIILALALSVPYFQYVLSLTGSLISVAISVIFPCAFYVKIRWGRLSRHVVVLNAAMIAVGFVLAVVGTASSAKLLVKSIQNGHVA; encoded by the exons ATGGCGAGTCGGTGGTGCGAGTTGCTGTGCCCGCAGCCTAAGCAGGTGGCGAGCGAGAGCATGCACGGCGCCCGGCTCGCGGCGCAGCAGCTGAGCAGGGGCCGCGATGCCTGCGACGTCGAAGCAGGCAAGCCGTGTCAGGAGGAGACGGCAGCCGCTGGCGGGGGGAGGGTCGCGGCCATGGCATCCATCACTCAGCAGCATCACAGCAAGCCTACCAGCACGTTTGCCCAGTCGGTCATCAACATGGTTGGCATGCTCATAG GACTTGGGCAGCTCTCCACTCCCTACGCCTTGGAAAATGGCGGCTGGGCCTCCATTTTCCTCCTGGTCGGCCTCGGCATCATGTGCGCCTATACAGCGCACATCATCGGCAAGTGCCTAGACGAGGAGCCCCGCTCCAAAACGTACCAGGATATTGGCCAACAGGCGTTCGGCTCCAAGGGCCGGCTGATCGCCTCGGCATTCATCTACCTCGAGATCTTCTTCGCCCTGGTCTCCTACACCATCTCCCTCAGCGACACCATCCCGCTCGTCTTCGCCGGTGTCCGCCTCCACCTGCCAATACCATGGCTGCGCCTCAGCACCACGCAGCTGCTCACCGTCATCGCCGTGCTGGTGGCTCTTCCCAGCCTTTGGCTAAGGAACCTGTCCTCCATCTCCTGCCTCTCCTTCGCCGGCATCCTCATGTCGATGGTCATCTTCGTCACCATCCTCTGCACCGCGGCCTTCGGCAGTGTCGGCCTGGGCAAGCACATCCCAGTCCTCAGGCTTGACAAGATCCCGACGGTGTCCGGCCTCTACATGTTCAGCTACGCTGGCCACATCGTCTTCCCCAACATCTACACGGCCATGAAGGACCCCTCGAGCTTCACCAAGGTCTCCGTCACGAGTTTCTCCATGGTCGCCCTGCTCTATACGGCCCTCGCGTTTGTCGGCGCAAGCCTCTTCGGTCCCAGCGTGAACTCCCAGGTCACGCTCAGCATGCCGCCGGGGCTGCTGGTCACCAAAGTGGCGCTCTGGGCCACCGTGCTCACGCCGGTCACCAAATACGCGCTCGAGTTCGCGCCCTTCGCCATTCAGCTCGAGCACCACCTGCCGGCGACCATGGGGCCTCGTGCCCGGATAATCATCCGCGGAAGCATCGGCTCGGCGGGGCTTCTCATCATCCTGGCGCTGGCGCTCTCGGTTCCATACTTCCAGTACGTGCTCAGCCTCACCGGCTCGCTCATCAGCGTGGCCATCTCCGTCATATTCCCATGCGCGTTTTACGTCAAGATCCGTTGGGGCCGGTTATCGCGGCATGTCGTCGTGCTGAATGCGGCGATGATCGCCGTTGGTTTTGTTCTCGCGGTGGTGGGGACCGCTTCGTCGGCTAAGCTACTGGTGAAAAGTATACAAAATGGACATGTGGCGTAG